Proteins encoded together in one Streptomyces sp. NBC_01216 window:
- a CDS encoding radical SAM protein has translation MTQAPVPRRKTDRDEVFVEFTRSICPICKVPVDAQVNIRANKVYLRKRCRDHGGFEALVYGDAEEYLSSARFNKPGTLPLVFQTEVRDGCPSDCGLCPEHKQHACLGIVEVNTGCNLDCPVCFADSGHQPDGYSITPKQCASMLDAFVESEGEAEVVMFSGGEPTIHRHILDFVDLAQARPIRNVTLNTNGIRLATDRAFVAALGERNRVPGRSLTVYLQFDGFEERTHRLIRGRDLRAFKQRALDHCAEAGLTVTLVAAVERGLNEHELGAIIEYGIEHPAVRSVAFQPVTHSGRHVAFDPLDRLTNPDVIRLINAQRPEWFRDGDFFPVPCCFPTCRSVTYLLVDGEPGDRTVLPIPRLLDIEDHLDYVTNRVLPDPGVREALEKLWSASASMGAATTQDRLRATAEALDCGGNASGCGGSGGACGIDLPEAVAQLSEKAFMIVVQDFQDPYTLNVKQLMKCCVEEITPDGRLIPFCAYNSVGYREQVRARMSGVPVADVVPNALPLVGRLADTPYGSKTSRGESDGRHP, from the coding sequence ATGACGCAGGCGCCCGTGCCACGGCGAAAGACGGACCGGGACGAGGTGTTCGTGGAGTTCACCAGGTCGATCTGCCCGATCTGCAAGGTGCCCGTGGACGCCCAGGTCAACATCCGCGCCAACAAGGTGTACCTGCGCAAACGCTGCCGTGACCACGGCGGGTTCGAGGCCCTGGTCTACGGGGACGCGGAGGAGTACCTGTCGTCGGCGCGGTTCAACAAGCCGGGCACGCTGCCGCTGGTCTTCCAGACGGAGGTGCGGGACGGCTGTCCCTCGGACTGCGGGCTGTGTCCGGAGCACAAGCAGCACGCCTGTCTGGGAATCGTCGAGGTGAACACCGGCTGCAACCTGGACTGTCCCGTCTGCTTCGCCGACTCCGGCCACCAGCCGGACGGCTATTCGATCACCCCCAAACAGTGCGCGTCGATGCTCGACGCCTTCGTGGAGTCGGAGGGCGAGGCGGAGGTGGTGATGTTCTCCGGCGGGGAGCCCACCATCCACCGGCACATCCTCGACTTCGTCGACCTGGCGCAGGCCCGCCCCATCCGCAACGTCACCCTGAACACCAACGGCATCCGCCTGGCCACGGACCGGGCCTTCGTCGCCGCGCTCGGCGAGCGCAACCGGGTGCCGGGTCGGTCGCTCACCGTGTACCTGCAGTTCGACGGCTTCGAGGAACGCACCCATCGCCTGATCCGGGGCCGTGACCTGCGCGCGTTCAAGCAGCGGGCGCTGGACCACTGCGCCGAGGCCGGGCTGACCGTCACCCTGGTCGCCGCCGTCGAAAGGGGTCTGAACGAGCACGAACTCGGCGCGATCATCGAGTACGGCATCGAGCACCCCGCCGTGCGCTCCGTGGCCTTTCAGCCCGTCACCCACTCCGGCCGGCACGTCGCCTTCGATCCCCTGGACAGGCTCACCAACCCCGACGTCATCCGGCTGATCAACGCGCAGCGGCCGGAGTGGTTCCGGGACGGCGACTTCTTCCCCGTGCCGTGCTGTTTCCCGACCTGTCGGTCCGTCACCTACCTCCTGGTGGACGGTGAACCGGGCGACCGCACGGTCCTGCCGATCCCGAGGCTGCTCGATATCGAGGACCACTTGGACTACGTCACCAACCGCGTCCTTCCCGACCCCGGGGTGCGCGAGGCGCTGGAGAAGCTGTGGTCGGCCTCCGCCTCGATGGGAGCGGCCACGACACAGGACCGGCTCCGGGCGACCGCGGAGGCGCTGGACTGCGGCGGCAACGCCTCGGGGTGCGGAGGTTCCGGAGGCGCCTGTGGCATCGATCTCCCCGAAGCCGTGGCGCAGTTGAGCGAGAAGGCGTTCATGATCGTCGTGCAGGACTTCCAGGACCCTTACACCCTCAACGTCAAACAGCTGATGAAGTGCTGCGTCGAGGAGATCACCCCCGACGGGCGGCTCATCCCGTTCTGCGCCTACAACTCGGTCGGATACCGGGAGCAGGTCCGTGCCCGGATGTCCGGCGTGCCGGTCGCGGACGTCGTGCCGAACGCGCTGCCGCTCGTGGGGCGGCTGGCCGACACCCCTTACGGCTCGAAGACGTCGCGCGGCGAGAGTGACGGGCGGCACCCGTGA
- a CDS encoding response regulator transcription factor → MAHSEQGDSTGSPIRVFLLDDHEVVRRGVHDLLDDEPDITVVGEAATVEQALVRVPALRPDVAVLDVRLPDGDGVTVCRELRSKMPDLACLMLTSFDDEEALLDSIMAGAAGYVLKQIQGSDLVSAVRTVARGQSLLDASATTKLMARLRGGGQQPAEEPEMLPGLTGREREILELIGEGLTNRQIGQRLYLAEKTVKNHISRLLAKLGVERRIQAAVIATQARDRMRSAGR, encoded by the coding sequence ATGGCGCACAGCGAGCAGGGCGACAGCACGGGAAGCCCGATCAGGGTTTTCCTCCTGGACGACCACGAAGTGGTACGACGCGGGGTGCACGACCTGCTGGACGACGAACCGGACATCACCGTGGTCGGAGAAGCGGCGACGGTGGAACAGGCGTTGGTACGGGTCCCCGCCCTGCGCCCCGATGTCGCCGTCCTCGACGTGCGTCTGCCCGACGGAGACGGCGTGACCGTCTGCCGCGAGCTGCGGTCGAAGATGCCGGACCTGGCCTGCCTGATGCTGACCTCCTTCGACGACGAGGAGGCGTTGCTGGACTCGATCATGGCGGGTGCGGCCGGATACGTCCTGAAGCAGATCCAGGGCTCGGACCTGGTCTCGGCCGTGCGCACGGTGGCCCGTGGCCAGTCGCTGCTGGACGCCAGCGCCACGACCAAGCTGATGGCACGGCTGCGGGGCGGAGGACAGCAGCCGGCCGAGGAGCCGGAGATGCTGCCGGGTCTCACCGGCCGGGAACGCGAGATCCTGGAACTGATCGGCGAGGGGCTGACCAACCGGCAGATCGGCCAGCGGCTCTACCTGGCCGAGAAGACGGTCAAGAACCACATCTCCCGGCTGCTCGCCAAGCTCGGCGTGGAACGCCGTATCCAGGCCGCCGTCATCGCCACCCAGGCACGGGACCGGATGCGCTCCGCAGGCCGGTAG
- a CDS encoding PRC-barrel domain-containing protein → MTGYVRAAEIAKLPVVTLGGQDVAQIKDIVFDSSTGSVRCFTLSGRGLLSGPLGRALLWNRVHALGPDAVMIRNEDALADDDQAAKDARSTGGNVLGARMMTEGGTDLGRIVDVVIASGRKPVVVGYDVESATEGHRVLLPVAKPVAVSGEMVVVPDATAEFTAGDLTGFAEASHGLRARLEEEK, encoded by the coding sequence ATGACCGGATACGTGCGAGCGGCCGAGATCGCGAAACTGCCGGTGGTGACACTCGGCGGCCAGGACGTCGCCCAGATCAAGGACATCGTCTTCGACTCCTCCACCGGCAGCGTGCGCTGCTTCACCCTGAGCGGTCGCGGCCTGTTGTCAGGCCCGCTCGGACGGGCCCTGCTCTGGAACCGTGTGCACGCACTGGGGCCCGACGCCGTGATGATCCGCAACGAGGACGCGCTCGCCGACGACGACCAGGCCGCCAAGGACGCGCGCTCGACCGGCGGCAATGTGCTGGGTGCCCGCATGATGACCGAGGGCGGCACCGACCTGGGCAGGATCGTCGACGTCGTCATCGCATCAGGACGCAAGCCGGTCGTGGTCGGCTACGACGTCGAGTCCGCCACCGAGGGACACCGGGTGCTGCTTCCGGTGGCCAAGCCGGTGGCCGTCTCGGGCGAGATGGTCGTGGTGCCCGATGCCACCGCCGAGTTCACCGCCGGTGATCTCACGGGATTCGCCGAGGCGTCGCACGGGCTGCGGGCGCGACTGGAAGAGGAGAAGTGA
- a CDS encoding universal stress protein — protein sequence MPRDIVVGIDGSTEGLAAAHWAAQEAQRRGTGLSVIHVWHRPPHPAPHVPVDDTERDWAEQLLREAVRSVRAAHPGLRITDRLVRDATVAGLLRTAADADLLVLGSPGLGALGGFLTGSVSQRVVGRSARPVVLVRAGRSAADDHLPATDGVAPEEIPETPYRQVVLGLRTDRPCDELIEFAFDAARRRGTGLRVVHAFRTAFRPAVPSVPLVSAAPEGPPPVPWPRDDAPGDEERTVTAVLRPWREKYPTVPVTEAVIEGRAAAVLVRAAQDAGLLVVGRRGIDHQVGVYAGPVTNAALHHAGCPVAVVPHD from the coding sequence ATGCCGCGTGACATCGTGGTGGGGATCGACGGATCGACCGAAGGACTCGCCGCCGCGCACTGGGCGGCCCAGGAGGCTCAGCGGCGAGGAACCGGACTCAGCGTGATCCACGTCTGGCACCGCCCTCCCCACCCCGCGCCGCACGTCCCCGTGGACGACACCGAGCGCGACTGGGCCGAGCAGCTCCTGCGCGAGGCCGTACGCAGCGTCCGTGCCGCCCACCCGGGACTACGGATCACCGACCGACTCGTCCGCGACGCCACGGTGGCCGGCCTGCTCAGGACCGCGGCCGACGCCGACCTGCTGGTCCTCGGTTCCCCTGGCCTCGGAGCCCTGGGCGGTTTCCTCACGGGCTCCGTGTCCCAGCGCGTCGTCGGCCGGTCCGCCCGCCCGGTCGTACTGGTCCGCGCGGGACGTTCCGCCGCCGACGACCACCTGCCGGCCACGGACGGCGTCGCCCCGGAGGAAATACCGGAAACGCCCTACCGCCAGGTGGTGCTCGGGCTGCGGACGGACCGTCCCTGCGACGAACTGATCGAGTTCGCCTTCGACGCCGCCCGCCGGCGTGGCACCGGCCTGCGAGTGGTCCACGCCTTCCGGACCGCTTTCCGGCCCGCCGTTCCGTCCGTGCCCCTGGTGTCCGCGGCCCCGGAGGGCCCGCCTCCCGTCCCGTGGCCACGGGACGACGCGCCGGGGGACGAGGAGCGCACCGTGACGGCGGTGCTGCGCCCCTGGCGGGAGAAGTACCCGACCGTCCCGGTGACCGAGGCGGTCATCGAGGGACGCGCCGCGGCCGTCCTGGTGCGGGCCGCCCAGGACGCGGGCCTCCTGGTGGTGGGCCGCCGCGGCATCGATCACCAGGTCGGTGTCTACGCGGGGCCGGTCACGAACGCCGCACTGCACCACGCCGGATGTCCCGTAGCCGTCGTCCCGCACGACTGA
- a CDS encoding CBS domain-containing protein codes for MTAHIVGEVMTRDVVQARRTTPFKEVVRLLDHHRISGLPVVDADDKVLGVLSSSDLVRCQAHRDGPAPSPAVTAGDVMSSPAITVHPEQTVPDAARLMERRGVERLPVVDEADRLIGIATRRDLLRVFLRADDDIRRQVTEEVVVAALNLPSDAVRVSVRDGVVTLDGRVEARSQVPELVHAVWRLDGVVGVVNGLRFRIDDREAPIPSHRTGSP; via the coding sequence GTGACCGCTCACATCGTCGGCGAGGTAATGACCAGGGACGTCGTCCAGGCCCGCCGAACGACACCGTTCAAGGAGGTCGTGCGGTTGCTCGACCACCACCGGATCAGCGGACTGCCGGTGGTCGACGCCGACGACAAGGTCCTCGGCGTCCTGTCCTCCAGTGACCTGGTGCGTTGCCAGGCGCACCGGGACGGCCCCGCTCCGTCGCCCGCCGTGACGGCGGGCGACGTGATGTCGAGCCCCGCCATCACCGTGCACCCCGAACAGACCGTGCCGGACGCCGCCCGGCTGATGGAGCGCCGCGGCGTCGAGCGGCTGCCCGTGGTCGACGAGGCCGATCGTCTCATCGGCATCGCCACCCGTCGCGACCTGCTGCGGGTCTTCCTGCGGGCGGACGACGACATCCGCCGCCAGGTGACCGAGGAGGTCGTCGTCGCCGCGCTGAACCTGCCGTCCGACGCTGTCCGCGTCTCTGTCCGCGACGGCGTCGTCACCCTCGATGGCCGGGTGGAAGCGCGGAGTCAGGTGCCGGAGCTCGTTCACGCCGTCTGGCGCCTCGATGGTGTGGTCGGCGTGGTGAACGGACTGCGCTTCCGCATCGACGACCGCGAGGCGCCCATCCCGTCCCACCGGACCGGGAGCCCGTGA
- a CDS encoding class I SAM-dependent methyltransferase has product MNEEEIKSCCADAYAKDVVALLLGESYHPGGTRLTLRLADRLGLAPGMRVLDVASGRGTTALLLADRYQVRADGVDYAPTGVALAREAAEAAGLADRVSFTTGDAERLPYGDAVFDAVVCECSLCVFPDKARAAGEFARVLKPGGRVGVTDVIARPDRLPPELRGLGARIACVADARPQSAYTAILAAAGLRTVATERHDRAMVRLIDQIEARLALVRRTAPTRLAASGVDPASARDVLDAARAAVAGGDLGYLLLTAVRPARPATTAGARPPDGGALRSCEGGGGTPARPPDGPEGASPLRQCGPARGTPPLRPQETSPPGRGP; this is encoded by the coding sequence GTGAACGAGGAGGAGATCAAGAGCTGTTGCGCCGACGCCTACGCGAAGGACGTGGTCGCGCTGCTGCTCGGCGAGTCCTACCACCCCGGTGGCACCCGCCTGACACTGCGCCTCGCCGATCGTCTCGGGCTCGCCCCGGGCATGCGGGTCCTCGATGTCGCCTCGGGTCGCGGCACCACCGCGCTCCTGCTCGCCGACCGCTACCAGGTGCGCGCGGACGGCGTCGACTACGCGCCCACCGGCGTCGCTCTCGCCCGGGAGGCGGCCGAGGCAGCCGGGCTCGCCGACCGGGTCTCCTTCACGACCGGCGACGCCGAACGGCTGCCCTACGGGGACGCGGTGTTCGACGCCGTGGTGTGCGAGTGTTCCCTGTGCGTCTTCCCGGACAAGGCACGAGCCGCCGGCGAGTTCGCGCGCGTACTGAAACCCGGTGGCAGGGTCGGCGTCACCGATGTCATCGCCCGGCCCGACCGGCTGCCGCCCGAACTGCGTGGCCTGGGCGCCCGTATCGCCTGCGTCGCCGACGCCCGTCCGCAGTCCGCGTACACGGCCATCCTGGCCGCCGCGGGGCTGCGCACGGTCGCGACCGAACGTCATGACCGGGCGATGGTCCGCTTGATCGACCAGATCGAGGCGCGCCTGGCTCTGGTGCGCCGCACCGCACCGACGCGTCTCGCCGCGTCGGGCGTGGACCCGGCCTCGGCCCGGGACGTACTGGACGCGGCGCGCGCCGCCGTCGCGGGCGGCGACCTCGGCTACCTCCTGCTGACCGCCGTACGGCCGGCCCGGCCCGCCACGACCGCCGGAGCGAGGCCCCCGGATGGCGGGGCGCTTCGTTCGTGTGAGGGCGGCGGGGGCACGCCGGCCCGGCCGCCTGACGGCCCGGAGGGGGCTTCGCCACTCCGACAGTGCGGACCGGCACGCGGTACGCCCCCGCTCCGGCCCCAGGAAACCTCACCCCCGGGCCGGGGGCCGTGA
- a CDS encoding SRPBCC family protein, with translation MTRRLIRAAVLTAGAAATAVGGYAGLVGGALPVDIGLGRRVRRLGPRTVDIRAPRELVFEVIAQPYLGRATRATREKVRVLERGADMVLAAHTTPLHGGRFTAVTVETVRFTRPRRVDFRLVRGPVPYVVETFTLTERETGTRLVYQGEMGTDLWAVGAWWGAVVARRWEQTVAASLTTLGVEAERRAGPP, from the coding sequence GTGACCCGCCGGCTGATCCGGGCCGCCGTCTTGACCGCCGGGGCGGCGGCGACCGCCGTCGGGGGCTACGCCGGGCTGGTCGGCGGCGCGCTTCCCGTCGACATCGGGCTGGGCCGGCGGGTGCGGCGGCTGGGTCCGCGGACGGTGGACATCCGCGCACCTCGGGAGCTCGTGTTCGAGGTGATCGCGCAGCCGTATCTGGGGCGGGCGACGCGGGCGACGCGGGAGAAGGTCCGGGTGCTCGAACGCGGCGCCGACATGGTGCTGGCCGCCCACACCACCCCGCTGCACGGCGGCCGGTTCACGGCGGTCACGGTGGAGACGGTGCGCTTCACGCGGCCCCGGCGGGTCGACTTCCGCCTGGTGCGCGGCCCCGTTCCGTATGTCGTCGAGACGTTCACCCTGACCGAACGGGAGACGGGCACCCGCCTGGTCTACCAAGGGGAGATGGGCACGGACCTGTGGGCGGTCGGAGCCTGGTGGGGGGCGGTGGTGGCGCGCCGCTGGGAGCAGACCGTCGCCGCCTCGCTCACCACGCTCGGGGTGGAGGCCGAACGCCGCGCGGGCCCGCCGTGA
- a CDS encoding chaplin, with amino-acid sequence MLKTAGLALAAGAVVVGGSSTAMADSGAEAVAAHSPGVASGNVLQAPVHVPVNLCGNTVSVIGLLNPTFGNTCVNH; translated from the coding sequence ATGCTGAAGACCGCCGGGCTCGCACTGGCCGCCGGAGCCGTCGTGGTCGGCGGTTCGTCGACGGCGATGGCCGACTCCGGGGCCGAGGCCGTCGCGGCCCACTCCCCCGGCGTGGCGTCGGGCAACGTCCTCCAGGCCCCGGTCCATGTGCCGGTGAACCTGTGCGGCAACACCGTCAGCGTCATCGGCCTGCTGAACCCCACGTTCGGCAACACCTGCGTCAACCACTGA
- a CDS encoding DUF427 domain-containing protein yields the protein MTVHHGGALLADSRHALRVLETSHPPVFYLPRADVRVDRLTRSAARTFCEWKGVAVYWSLRAEGPAGPDVAWSYEEPSPGYTDLAGYVSFYPGRVDVCTVDGEQVRAQPGDFYGGWITHEIHGPFKGVPGSAGW from the coding sequence GTGACGGTACACCACGGCGGCGCGCTGCTCGCCGACAGTCGTCACGCGCTGCGTGTCCTGGAGACGAGTCATCCGCCCGTGTTCTACCTCCCGCGCGCGGACGTCCGAGTCGACCGGCTGACCCGGTCGGCGGCCAGGACCTTCTGCGAGTGGAAGGGCGTGGCCGTGTACTGGAGCCTCCGGGCGGAGGGACCGGCGGGGCCGGACGTGGCCTGGAGCTACGAGGAGCCCTCCCCCGGGTACACGGATCTCGCCGGGTACGTCTCCTTCTATCCGGGACGGGTCGACGTCTGCACCGTCGACGGCGAGCAAGTCCGGGCCCAGCCGGGTGACTTCTACGGTGGCTGGATCACCCACGAGATCCACGGGCCCTTCAAGGGCGTTCCCGGCAGTGCGGGGTGGTGA
- a CDS encoding SRPBCC family protein, translated as MIKVERSFLVALPQAELVAYLEDFGHTESWDPGTVRCVRIGDGPVRPGTTWRNTSRFRGRTTELLYRLVSSESDRLVFIGENKTVTARDELLFEARSPAVTRLTYRAALRFKGLARLAGPFLRAEFERLADEVARRLPAAVAEHGTS; from the coding sequence GTGATCAAGGTGGAGCGGAGCTTTCTCGTGGCCCTTCCCCAGGCCGAACTCGTCGCCTACCTGGAGGACTTCGGCCACACCGAGAGCTGGGATCCCGGAACGGTCCGCTGCGTCCGGATCGGAGACGGCCCGGTCCGGCCCGGAACGACCTGGCGCAACACGTCGCGCTTCCGCGGACGGACCACGGAACTCCTGTACCGGCTGGTCAGCAGCGAGTCCGACCGGCTCGTGTTCATCGGCGAGAACAAGACCGTCACCGCCAGGGACGAACTCCTCTTCGAAGCCCGGTCGCCCGCGGTCACCCGGCTGACCTACCGGGCGGCCCTCCGGTTCAAGGGCCTCGCGCGCCTGGCCGGCCCCTTCCTGCGGGCGGAGTTCGAGCGCCTCGCGGACGAGGTCGCGCGACGCCTTCCGGCGGCGGTCGCGGAGCACGGCACCTCCTGA
- a CDS encoding PRC-barrel domain-containing protein, which produces MLFSEAAGRGVVSLATAETIATIAGFAVAPSPARVAGLRLKMRGPGTAIAWDRVQSFGPDAVTVRSADRIQSGEDVSEALADKRLDPLGKRLLTETGQVLGTLDDIDFDETTGRVDRLIAGGQEYPGESLLGAGTYAVVIAAP; this is translated from the coding sequence ATGCTGTTCAGCGAGGCCGCGGGACGCGGAGTCGTCAGTCTCGCCACGGCCGAGACGATCGCCACCATCGCCGGCTTCGCCGTCGCCCCCTCGCCCGCCCGCGTGGCCGGCCTCCGGCTCAAGATGCGCGGACCGGGCACCGCGATCGCGTGGGACCGCGTCCAGTCCTTCGGGCCCGACGCGGTCACCGTGCGCTCGGCCGACAGGATCCAGAGTGGTGAGGACGTTTCGGAGGCACTGGCGGACAAGCGCCTCGATCCCCTCGGCAAGCGGCTCCTGACCGAAACGGGGCAGGTTCTCGGCACGCTCGACGACATCGACTTCGACGAGACGACCGGACGGGTCGACCGGCTCATCGCCGGTGGCCAGGAGTACCCGGGGGAGAGCCTCCTCGGGGCGGGCACCTACGCCGTCGTCATCGCCGCCCCCTGA
- a CDS encoding NAD(P)/FAD-dependent oxidoreductase — protein MTQTEDGGDVVVVGAGAAGLACAADLAAAGLRVVLLEAEDTVGGRMRTDRLAGFTVDRGFQVFNTAYPQVKRRLDLRALRLRPFTPGVLVHTDDGPRRFTDPSRRPRESRDLIPGRLASARDLLALGTLSARDVLAPAGHLRTRPDSTTLTALANAGISPELVETFFRPFLSGVFLEDELETSARFFHLVWRTMLRGTLCLPTDGIGAVPAQMASGLPDGVLRTGVPVASLTDRGVASADGGHHTARVVVVATGQSAAARLLPGLQVPRGRVVTTLYHAAQGSPLAEPTLMVDTRRRFLHTCVLTEVHRGYAVDGRALVSTSVLGDPGPGQEAAVLAALAEVYGADTRPWELVHRVVVRDALPAMPPPLALSRTTRFAPGRYVCGDHRATGSLQGALASGTRAAREVLADLRRPSAAL, from the coding sequence ATGACGCAGACGGAAGACGGCGGCGACGTGGTGGTCGTCGGAGCGGGAGCCGCTGGTCTGGCCTGCGCGGCCGATCTGGCCGCCGCCGGCCTTCGGGTGGTCCTGCTGGAGGCCGAGGACACCGTCGGCGGCCGGATGCGCACCGACCGGCTCGCCGGATTCACCGTCGACCGCGGCTTCCAGGTCTTCAACACGGCCTACCCCCAGGTGAAGCGGCGCCTGGACCTGCGGGCCCTGCGGCTTCGGCCCTTCACCCCGGGCGTGCTGGTGCACACCGACGACGGGCCACGCCGCTTCACCGATCCCTCCCGCCGGCCGCGTGAGAGCCGTGACCTGATTCCCGGCCGGCTCGCCTCGGCCCGCGACCTGCTCGCTCTGGGCACGCTCTCCGCGCGTGACGTCCTCGCCCCGGCCGGACACCTGCGTACCAGACCCGACTCGACCACACTCACCGCCCTCGCGAACGCGGGAATCTCACCGGAGCTGGTGGAGACCTTCTTCCGGCCGTTCCTGTCCGGCGTGTTCCTGGAGGACGAGCTGGAGACCTCGGCCCGCTTCTTCCACCTGGTCTGGCGGACCATGCTGCGCGGCACCCTGTGCCTGCCGACCGACGGCATCGGTGCCGTACCGGCCCAGATGGCCTCCGGACTTCCCGACGGCGTCCTGCGGACCGGGGTTCCCGTGGCCTCCCTGACCGACCGCGGGGTGGCGTCGGCCGACGGCGGTCACCACACCGCTCGCGTGGTCGTCGTCGCCACCGGACAGAGCGCCGCGGCCCGCCTCCTGCCCGGCCTCCAGGTACCGCGCGGCAGAGTGGTCACCACCCTGTACCATGCGGCGCAGGGCTCCCCACTGGCCGAACCGACGCTGATGGTCGACACGCGGCGCCGGTTTCTCCACACCTGTGTCCTCACCGAGGTGCACCGCGGCTACGCGGTGGACGGCCGGGCCCTGGTGTCGACCTCCGTCCTCGGCGACCCCGGCCCCGGGCAGGAGGCCGCCGTCCTGGCGGCGCTCGCCGAGGTCTACGGAGCGGACACCCGGCCCTGGGAACTCGTGCACCGGGTCGTGGTGCGCGACGCGCTCCCGGCCATGCCCCCGCCGCTCGCGCTCTCGCGGACCACGCGGTTCGCCCCCGGCCGCTACGTGTGCGGCGACCACCGGGCCACGGGCTCGCTGCAGGGGGCCCTCGCCTCGGGAACCCGAGCGGCCCGCGAGGTCCTGGCCGACCTGCGGCGGCCTTCCGCCGCACTCTGA
- a CDS encoding S1 family peptidase, whose translation MKRTIARRTTSLRAASAALLLAVGLGGTHAGVATAASVADPPAASAGLLEAMRHDLGLTARQAEERLRAERHAAEVEADARRVAGGTYGGSWFEPSTGRLVVALTDRSEEPEVRALGADTRIVRHSAAALDRAKSRLDAVPAPAGVTGWHVDPKANSLVVTVVRADRAAPAVRAFVEQARRTGPVAVTETAAAPRTYAAGTVGGDPYYTGNVRCSIGFSVYGGFVTAGHCGRAGAAVRGWDGSAMGTFQGSSFPGDDYAYVGIHSGWWTVPVVLGWGTVSDRLVRGSAEAPVGASICRSGSTTHWHCGTVLAKNQTVNYSQGAVHQMTKTSVCAEGGDSGGAFISGDQAQGVTSGGWGNCSSGGETWFQPINEILRRYGLTLHTA comes from the coding sequence GTGAAACGCACCATCGCTCGGCGCACCACCTCTCTGCGGGCCGCGTCGGCGGCCCTGCTGCTCGCCGTCGGGCTCGGCGGCACCCACGCCGGAGTCGCGACCGCCGCATCCGTCGCCGACCCACCCGCGGCCTCGGCCGGTCTACTCGAAGCCATGCGACACGACCTCGGGCTCACGGCGCGCCAGGCGGAAGAGCGGTTACGTGCCGAGAGGCACGCCGCGGAAGTCGAGGCCGACGCGCGGCGGGTCGCCGGAGGCACCTACGGCGGCTCGTGGTTCGAGCCGTCCACGGGGCGGCTGGTCGTCGCCCTGACCGACCGGTCCGAGGAGCCCGAGGTCCGTGCGCTGGGTGCCGACACCCGGATCGTCCGCCACAGCGCCGCCGCGCTCGACCGGGCCAAGTCGCGCCTGGACGCCGTTCCCGCCCCGGCCGGAGTGACCGGCTGGCATGTCGACCCCAAGGCCAACAGCCTCGTGGTCACCGTGGTGCGCGCCGACCGCGCCGCGCCCGCGGTGCGCGCCTTCGTGGAACAGGCTCGTCGTACCGGGCCCGTGGCCGTCACCGAGACGGCCGCCGCACCTCGTACCTACGCGGCGGGCACCGTCGGCGGAGACCCGTACTACACCGGCAACGTCCGCTGCTCGATCGGCTTCTCGGTGTACGGCGGCTTCGTCACCGCCGGGCACTGCGGTCGGGCCGGGGCGGCGGTGCGCGGCTGGGACGGGTCCGCCATGGGCACGTTCCAGGGCTCCTCGTTCCCCGGTGACGACTACGCGTATGTCGGCATCCACAGTGGCTGGTGGACGGTGCCGGTGGTGCTCGGCTGGGGAACCGTCTCCGACCGACTGGTCCGTGGCTCGGCCGAGGCCCCCGTGGGCGCGTCGATCTGCCGCTCCGGCTCCACGACCCACTGGCACTGCGGCACCGTCCTGGCCAAGAACCAGACCGTCAACTACAGCCAGGGCGCCGTCCACCAGATGACGAAGACCAGCGTCTGCGCGGAAGGCGGTGACTCCGGCGGCGCGTTCATCAGTGGAGACCAGGCGCAGGGTGTCACCTCCGGTGGCTGGGGCAACTGCTCATCCGGGGGCGAGACGTGGTTCCAGCCGATCAACGAGATCCTCCGGCGATACGGCCTCACCTTGCACACCGCCTGA